Proteins encoded by one window of Cannabis sativa cultivar Pink pepper isolate KNU-18-1 chromosome 4, ASM2916894v1, whole genome shotgun sequence:
- the LOC115712343 gene encoding lysM domain receptor-like kinase 4 gives MSFSSSLLSVFFFFICSCYLIGAQQPYVGKTTSDCNDQHKASSGLGYFCNGVNKSCQTYVTFRAIPNYNNVSAISTLLGADPSQVSLINSVPETTTFDTNKLVIVPVNCSCSGEFYQSNTSYIVNQGDQYSTIANEIFQGLTTCQAIANQPENPIPSGLLQGQRISVPLRCACPTKNQIDSGLNYLISYLVAKREFLLLISQRFKIDQNLLVSTNGISQDTIFPNTTLLVPLDKPPSNSITVEPPTSPPPPPVTRPNTTTPSSNESSNKTWVYALIGALGGTAFILALGTIIYCRVLRKKSKELEEPVLVSKSFEAGEKQVVDKKIEESQDFLDSLSDIAQSIKVYKFEELRLATNDFSISTNLVKGSVYKGNINGDFAAIKKVDGDISKEINIMQKINHSNLIRLSGICFNGGFWYLVYEYAANGPLSSWIHHKRKDGRFLNWSQRIQIALDVATGLNYLHNFANSSHVHKDIKSSNILLDSDFRAKIANFGLTRSTQGHDGQYSLTKHVVGTIGYMAPEYLENGVVSTKLDVYAFGVVLLEMLTGKEVSVLYEENKHLSDSFSALLINDDDEEKQDGLKHFMDPSLEEKYPYEFVVFVVRIIEGCLKKNPEARPDMDEIAQLLSRTLNDSLNWELSNTFVQ, from the coding sequence ATGagtttctcttcttctcttctttctgttttcttcttcttcatttgtaGTTGTTATTTGATCGGTGCACAGCAGCCTTACGTGGGAAAAACCACATCAGATTGTAACGATCAACATAAGGCATCTTCTGGTCTTGGCTACTTCTGCAATGGAGTTAACAAAAGTTGCCAAACTTATGTTACTTTCAGAGCCATTCCTAACTACAACAATGTTTCAGCCATATCTACTCTGTTGGGTGCTGACCCTTCTCAAGTCTCACTCATAAATTCAGTCCCGGAAACAACAACGTTTGATACAAACAAGTTGGTGATTGTTCCTGTCAACTGTTCCTGTTCTGGTGAGTTTTATCAATCAAACACTTCTTATATTGTTAACCAAGGTGACCAATATTCCACTATTGCTAATGAAATATTTCAAGGCCTCACAACTTGTCAAGCTATAGCTAATCAACCCGAAAATCCCATTCCTAGTGGTCTTTTACAAGGTCAAAGAATTAGTGTTCCTCTTAGATGTGCTTGTCCTACAAAGAATCAAATCGATTCGGGTTTGAACTATCTTATTAGCTACTTAGTAGCTAAGCGTGAGTTTCTTTTACTTATAAGTCAAAGATTTAAGATTGATCAAAACTTACTTGTTAGTACAAATGGTATTTCTCAAGACACCATTTTCCCAAACACAACTCTTTTGGTTCCTCTTGATAAGCCACCATCAAATTCTATAACTGTAGAGCCACCAACATCGCCACCACCGCCTCCAGTTACTCGTCCTAATACTACCACTCCCTCTTCTAATGAGAGCTCAAACAAAACTTGGGTTTATGCCCTCATTGGTGCTCTTGGAGGAACTGCTTTTATATTGGCCTTAGGCACCATAATCTACTGCAGAGTATTGAGAAAAAAGAGTAAAGAACTCGAAGAACCTGTTCTTGTCTCGAAAAGTTTTGAGGCAGGGGAGAAACAAGTAGTGGACAAAAAGATTGAAGAATCACAAGACTTCTTAGATAGTTTATCTGATATTGCTCAATCAATCAAAGTCTACAAATTCGAGGAACTTCGGTTGGCTACAAATGATTTTAGTATTAGTACTAATTTGGTCAAAGGATCTGTTTACAAAGGTAACATAAATGGAGATTTTGCAGCTATCAAGAAAGTTGATGGAGATATCTCTAAAGAGATTAATATAATGCAGAAGATCAACCATTCGAATCTTATTCGCCTTTCGGGGATTTGTTTCAATGGCGGTTTTTGGTATCTTGTCTATGAGTATGCTGCCAATGGACCTTTGAGTAGTTGGATTCACCATAAGAGAAAAGATGGAAGGTTTTTGAATTGGAGTCAGAGAATTCAGATTGCTTTAGATGTGGCTACAGGGCTGAATTATCTTCATAACTTTGCTAATTCTTCTCATGTTCATAAGGACATAAAGAGTAGTAATATTCTTCTTGATAGTGATTTTAGAGCTAAGATTGCTAATTTTGGTTTAACAAGATCAACACAAGGACATGATGGTCAATATTCTTTGACAAAACATGTTGTTGGTACAATAGGTTATATGGCTCCTGAGTACTTGGAAAATGGTGTGGTTTCTACAAAGCTTGATGTGTATGCATTTGGAGTTGTGTTGCTTGAAATGCTCACTGGGAAAGAGGTTTCTGTTTTGTATGAAGAAAATAAGCACTTATCTGATTCATTTAGTGCTCTACTtattaatgatgatgatgaagaaaaaCAAGATGGTTTGAAGCATTTTATGGATCCCTCCTTGGAAGAGAAATATCCTTATGAATTTGTTGTGTTTGTGGTTCGAATTATCGAAGGTTGCTTGAAGAAGAATCCGGAAGCTCGGCCAGACATGGATGAGATTGCTCAGCTTCTTTCAAGAACATTGAACGACTCATTGAATTGGGAATTATCAAACACCTTTGTTCAGTAG